A genome region from Sphingobacteriaceae bacterium GW460-11-11-14-LB5 includes the following:
- a CDS encoding cell division protein FtsW yields MQALLNKTKGDRWIWLIIILLSLISVMAVYSATGTLAYKKGEAVEKLLLTKHLIFVLMGIGMIYIAHLLDYRYYAGISKVLMIVTIPLLFYTLIFGTNLNDASRWVKIPVIGLTFQTSDLAKLALITFLARMLTKKQENIKNVKESFIPIMGSVCVVFVLIALANLSTALMLFGVSILLLIIGRISIKQIAIVCAGGFVLLLFVFFLGPRRKTYMSRINTFIHPEMQHSDKTFQADQAKIALATGGVFGKGPGNSTQRNFLPHPYSDFIFAIIIEEWGTVGGIVIMILYLVLLYRCIKIVTRAPKAFGALLAAGLSFSLTIQAFANMAVAVGLGPVTGVPLPLVSMGGTSMIFTSVAFGIILSVSRDVEENAKLTPKEEKINNKIIVGEIPAIA; encoded by the coding sequence TTGCAGGCACTACTTAATAAAACAAAAGGCGATAGATGGATCTGGTTGATCATCATCCTGCTTTCGCTTATATCTGTAATGGCAGTGTACAGTGCAACAGGTACCTTAGCCTATAAAAAAGGAGAAGCCGTAGAGAAGCTTTTGCTCACCAAGCACTTAATTTTTGTGTTGATGGGTATCGGGATGATCTATATCGCCCACCTGCTCGATTACCGCTATTATGCAGGTATTTCGAAGGTGCTGATGATTGTAACCATTCCGCTGTTGTTTTATACGCTGATATTCGGAACCAACTTAAATGATGCTTCCAGGTGGGTTAAAATACCGGTAATCGGATTAACTTTTCAAACTTCCGATTTAGCCAAGCTGGCCTTGATTACTTTTTTGGCCCGGATGCTGACCAAAAAGCAGGAAAATATTAAAAATGTTAAAGAGTCATTTATACCAATTATGGGCTCGGTTTGTGTGGTATTCGTTTTAATCGCACTGGCTAACCTGTCTACAGCATTAATGCTGTTTGGTGTAAGCATATTGCTGTTAATTATTGGTAGGATCAGTATTAAACAGATCGCGATTGTTTGTGCAGGCGGTTTCGTACTGCTGCTGTTTGTTTTCTTTTTAGGACCAAGAAGGAAAACCTACATGTCGCGTATCAATACGTTTATACATCCCGAGATGCAGCATTCAGATAAAACTTTCCAGGCAGATCAGGCAAAAATTGCCTTAGCTACTGGTGGTGTTTTTGGTAAAGGACCAGGTAATAGTACGCAGCGCAATTTCCTACCACACCCGTATTCCGATTTTATTTTCGCCATTATTATTGAAGAATGGGGAACTGTGGGAGGAATTGTAATCATGATACTATACCTGGTGCTTTTATACCGATGTATCAAGATCGTAACCCGAGCGCCCAAGGCCTTTGGTGCGCTGCTTGCAGCCGGACTGAGTTTCAGTCTCACCATTCAGGCCTTCGCCAATATGGCGGTAGCTGTAGGGCTGGGGCCGGTAACAGGGGTTCCGCTTCCATTGGTTAGTATGGGTGGTACATCCATGATCTTTACAAGTGTGGCTTTTGGGATTATCCTCAGCGTAAGCCGTGATGTAGAAGAAAATGCAAAACTCACACCGAAAGAAGAAAAAATAAATAATAAAATAATTGTTGGAGAGATTCCAGCGATAGCGTAA
- a CDS encoding division/cell wall cluster transcriptional repressor MraZ — MTQLLGEFDCKLDAKGRLMVPAALKKQLPESEKEGLIINRGFEKNLVIYPKKVWDAIVTDLSKLNIYEKNNREFIRSFTRGATELSLDAAGRVLLPKSLVDYAGIGSDLVLACQLDRIEVWDKKSYEDIFDDVPENFANLAEQVMGGKKGGADGE; from the coding sequence ATGACCCAACTTTTAGGAGAATTCGATTGTAAACTTGACGCAAAGGGCCGCCTTATGGTTCCCGCTGCGCTTAAGAAACAATTGCCTGAATCTGAGAAAGAAGGGTTGATTATTAACCGTGGTTTTGAGAAAAACCTGGTGATCTATCCAAAGAAAGTTTGGGATGCTATCGTTACCGATTTAAGCAAACTGAACATCTACGAAAAAAATAACCGTGAATTTATCAGGTCGTTTACCCGTGGTGCAACCGAGCTTTCGCTTGATGCGGCTGGTCGTGTGCTTTTGCCTAAATCGCTGGTTGATTATGCGGGTATCGGAAGCGATCTTGTACTGGCTTGTCAGTTAGATCGTATCGAAGTTTGGGATAAAAAATCTTACGAAGATATTTTTGATGACGTACCGGAGAATTTTGCAAACCTTGCCGAGCAGGTGATGGGTGGTAAGAAAGGAGGTGCTGATGGCGAATAA
- a CDS encoding cell division protein, producing the protein MNIRANILLRVYLAFGLIVLFAFAVFLRLGQVQYVQGKKWKAMADSLSTRYVSVEATRGNIYSNDGSLLATSIPEYELRMDMFAGGIAEDKVFNEKVDSLGYKLAQLFQDKTAKEYARYLRKGRQDSARYLLIHRKVGYADLKTIRTFPLYNIGKFSGGLIAVQQNKRILPFQALAARTIGYKNENVKNGVGLEGAYKEYINGETGKRLMQRIAGGVYVPVNEEAEVAPKDGADIISTIDVNMQDLAQSALEKQLIKYDADHGAVIVMEVATGEIRAVANYSKVEEGVYKEKFNYAIAGNQDPGSTFKLASYMALLEDELVDTNMMVGTGNYKIPGHMIKDSHGSIGVVTVKKAFEQSSNAAIAYLINSKYGANPKKFTDHLYNWHLNEKMELQIPGEAKPTIKNPSNKSWGKMTLPQMAYGYEMELTPLKMLSFYNAVANNGKYIAPIFVKEIRRLGNPIEQFKARVINDKICSDVTLSKIRSMLEGVVTEGSGKQYVHNPLYKIAGKTGTAQVADANKGYKAKKQYQASFVGYFPADKPKYSMIVVINDPKGGYYGALVSGPVFREVADRIYASDMQMYNDVPTRLVGNTGTPPTKAGQSKATQKVYKAFGFKPLFASKSEYYNIIDTSAGTIFQENNERKGVMPNVAGMGLKDALYLLGNAGLKTKVFGSGKVVSQSIIAGTKVGKGLGVQIELN; encoded by the coding sequence ATGAATATTAGAGCAAACATCTTGCTTCGTGTATATCTGGCATTTGGCTTAATTGTGCTTTTTGCTTTCGCGGTGTTTTTACGCCTCGGTCAGGTACAGTATGTGCAAGGGAAAAAATGGAAAGCTATGGCAGATAGTCTTTCTACACGATATGTAAGCGTGGAGGCTACCCGTGGGAATATTTATTCGAACGATGGTAGTTTACTGGCTACTTCTATACCGGAATACGAACTGCGTATGGATATGTTTGCCGGTGGTATTGCCGAAGATAAGGTATTTAATGAAAAAGTAGATTCGCTGGGTTATAAATTAGCGCAGCTCTTTCAGGATAAAACCGCTAAAGAATATGCGCGTTACCTGCGTAAAGGACGTCAGGATAGTGCACGTTATTTGCTGATCCATCGTAAAGTAGGTTATGCTGATCTGAAAACCATCAGGACTTTTCCTTTATATAACATCGGCAAGTTTAGCGGTGGTTTAATTGCTGTGCAGCAGAACAAACGGATCCTTCCTTTTCAGGCTTTGGCGGCCCGTACCATTGGCTATAAAAACGAAAATGTTAAAAACGGTGTAGGTTTAGAGGGAGCATATAAAGAATACATCAACGGCGAAACCGGGAAAAGACTAATGCAGCGCATTGCCGGTGGGGTTTATGTTCCGGTAAATGAAGAAGCTGAGGTGGCGCCGAAAGATGGTGCAGATATCATTTCGACCATTGATGTAAATATGCAGGATCTGGCCCAGAGTGCATTAGAGAAACAGTTGATTAAGTACGATGCCGACCATGGAGCGGTAATTGTAATGGAGGTTGCTACTGGCGAAATCAGAGCAGTAGCCAATTATTCTAAAGTAGAAGAAGGGGTGTATAAAGAGAAATTTAACTACGCTATTGCGGGTAATCAGGATCCAGGTTCAACTTTCAAATTAGCTTCTTATATGGCTTTACTTGAGGATGAACTGGTTGATACAAACATGATGGTTGGAACAGGAAATTATAAAATTCCTGGTCACATGATCAAAGATTCGCACGGAAGTATTGGTGTTGTGACAGTGAAAAAAGCATTTGAGCAATCATCAAATGCCGCTATCGCTTATTTGATTAATAGTAAATATGGTGCTAATCCTAAAAAGTTCACCGACCATTTGTACAACTGGCACTTAAACGAAAAAATGGAATTGCAGATTCCGGGTGAGGCCAAGCCAACTATTAAAAATCCATCTAATAAAAGCTGGGGCAAAATGACCTTACCACAAATGGCGTATGGCTACGAGATGGAGCTAACGCCGTTGAAAATGCTTTCGTTTTATAATGCAGTAGCCAATAATGGAAAGTATATCGCTCCAATTTTTGTGAAAGAAATCAGGCGGCTGGGCAACCCGATTGAGCAGTTTAAAGCCAGGGTAATTAACGATAAAATATGTTCTGATGTTACACTTAGTAAAATCAGAAGCATGTTGGAAGGAGTAGTTACCGAAGGTAGTGGGAAGCAATATGTACATAACCCGCTTTATAAAATTGCCGGAAAAACGGGTACAGCTCAGGTAGCTGACGCAAACAAGGGTTACAAGGCTAAAAAGCAGTATCAGGCTTCTTTCGTAGGTTATTTTCCTGCAGATAAGCCGAAATATTCAATGATTGTGGTAATCAATGATCCTAAAGGGGGTTATTACGGTGCCTTGGTTTCAGGTCCGGTGTTTAGGGAAGTGGCTGACCGCATCTACGCCAGTGATATGCAGATGTACAACGATGTTCCTACCCGTTTGGTTGGGAATACCGGTACGCCGCCTACAAAAGCCGGACAGAGTAAAGCTACTCAGAAAGTGTATAAAGCATTTGGTTTTAAACCGCTTTTTGCTTCAAAATCTGAATATTACAACATTATAGATACCAGTGCAGGAACAATTTTTCAGGAAAATAACGAACGTAAAGGTGTGATGCCAAACGTGGCGGGTATGGGACTGAAAGATGCATTGTATCTGTTAGGAAATGCAGGCTTAAAAACCAAAGTTTTTGGTTCTGGAAAAGTAGTGAGCCAATCTATTATCGCCGGAACCAAGGTGGGTAAAGGATTGGGTGTACAAATAGAGTTGAATTAA
- a CDS encoding phospho-N-acetylmuramoyl-pentapeptide-transferase, producing MLYLLFEYLHKHYDIPGLRLFQYITFRASISIILSLIITTVYGRRLIDYLHKKQVGETVRNLGLEGQMQKQGTPTMGGIIILLGILIPTLLFANISNIYVILMIITTIWMGAIGFLDDYIKVFKKNKEGLAGRFKVVGQVGLGLIVGTTMYFHPNIVVRETVQDNVKSTSTVPMVLRQKGETFYYTQDVKSTKTNMPFYKNNEFDYAKVLKFLGGDYQKYAFIIFLIFTVFIITAVSNGANITDGIDGLATGTSAVIGITLGILAYVSGNTIMADYLNIMYIPNSAELMIFAGAFVGACVGFLWYNSYPAQIFMGDTGSLAIGGIIAAFALMIRKELLIPILCGIFLVELVSVIMQVSYFKYTKKKFGEGRRIFLMSPLHHHYQKKGYHEAKIVTRFWIIGIMLAIMTIVTLKLR from the coding sequence ATGTTATATTTATTATTCGAATACCTGCATAAGCATTATGATATACCTGGGTTGAGGTTGTTTCAGTACATCACTTTCCGTGCATCTATCTCTATTATTTTATCGTTGATCATTACCACCGTTTACGGACGTAGGTTGATTGATTACCTGCATAAAAAACAGGTTGGAGAAACGGTAAGGAATTTAGGTTTAGAAGGACAGATGCAAAAACAAGGTACACCAACAATGGGGGGTATCATTATTTTGCTGGGTATCCTGATTCCAACCCTGTTATTTGCCAATATTTCCAATATTTACGTCATCCTGATGATCATCACAACCATTTGGATGGGTGCAATCGGGTTTCTGGATGACTATATCAAGGTTTTCAAAAAAAACAAAGAAGGTTTAGCTGGCCGGTTTAAAGTGGTTGGTCAAGTAGGTTTAGGTCTGATTGTAGGCACCACCATGTATTTCCACCCCAATATTGTGGTAAGAGAAACGGTTCAGGATAATGTTAAAAGCACTTCTACGGTTCCGATGGTACTGCGCCAAAAAGGCGAAACCTTTTATTATACGCAAGATGTAAAATCGACCAAAACCAATATGCCTTTTTATAAGAACAATGAGTTCGATTATGCCAAGGTATTGAAGTTTTTAGGTGGCGATTATCAGAAATATGCATTTATCATATTCCTGATCTTTACTGTGTTTATCATTACAGCGGTTTCAAATGGGGCCAATATTACCGATGGTATTGATGGCTTAGCCACCGGAACATCAGCTGTAATCGGGATTACCCTTGGTATTTTAGCCTATGTTTCTGGTAATACCATTATGGCCGATTACCTCAATATTATGTATATCCCGAACTCGGCCGAGCTGATGATTTTTGCCGGTGCCTTTGTTGGGGCCTGCGTTGGTTTTCTTTGGTACAACTCTTATCCTGCTCAGATTTTTATGGGCGATACCGGAAGTTTGGCTATTGGGGGTATCATTGCCGCATTTGCGCTCATGATCCGTAAAGAACTTTTGATCCCGATTTTATGCGGAATATTCCTGGTCGAACTGGTGTCGGTAATTATGCAGGTATCTTATTTTAAATATACCAAGAAGAAGTTTGGCGAAGGGCGAAGGATTTTCCTGATGTCGCCTTTACACCACCATTACCAGAAAAAAGGATATCACGAAGCTAAAATTGTAACCCGTTTCTGGATTATCGGAATTATGCTGGCCATTATGACCATCGTAACATTGAAACTAAGGTAA
- a CDS encoding UDP-N-acetylmuramoyl-L-alanyl-D-glutamate--2,6-diaminopimelate ligase: MQLQDLLYGVTIKELVGKTDREINALNFDSRKVGKDDVFFAIVGTLADGHQFIGQTIQQGAAVIICENLPEIQDFTITYIKVENTSVALGIIAGNYFGNPSADLKLIGITGTNGKTTIATILFKLFKDLGYKTGLLSTVENYINDTVVAATHTTPNPIALNQLLREMVDAGCDYCFMEVSSHAVSQHRIEGLTFSGGVFSNLTHDHLDFHKTFDSYLKAKKAFFDVLPKSAFALTNIDDKNGVVMLQNTKAHKKTYALKQLADFKAKIIENQFSGLHLDIDNEDVYFKLVGSFNAYNLLAVYGTAILLEQDKLKVLTLLSRLSGAEGRFDYITSADKIIGIVDYAHTPDAVQNVLSTIANIRKGTEQVITVIGCGGDRDKTKRPIMAQVACDWSDKVILTSDNPRTEDAQTIINDMEAGVSPTNKRKTLSILDRREAIKTACHLAQPGDIILVAGKGHEKYQEINGVRNHFDDKEILLEQLKPIS, encoded by the coding sequence ATGCAATTACAAGATTTACTTTACGGCGTAACGATTAAAGAATTGGTTGGTAAAACCGATAGGGAAATCAATGCGCTGAATTTCGATTCGCGTAAGGTAGGTAAGGATGATGTCTTTTTTGCAATTGTGGGTACTTTGGCTGATGGGCACCAGTTTATCGGGCAGACCATTCAACAGGGAGCAGCGGTAATTATCTGTGAGAATTTACCAGAAATCCAGGATTTTACAATTACTTATATTAAAGTAGAAAATACATCGGTTGCTTTGGGGATCATTGCTGGTAATTATTTTGGAAATCCATCAGCAGATTTAAAACTGATCGGTATTACCGGAACCAACGGGAAAACCACCATTGCCACTATTCTTTTTAAATTATTTAAAGATTTAGGGTATAAAACCGGGCTCTTGTCAACGGTAGAGAATTACATCAACGATACGGTAGTGGCAGCAACACATACAACACCGAATCCAATTGCGCTAAACCAGCTTTTAAGAGAAATGGTTGATGCAGGCTGCGATTATTGTTTTATGGAAGTGAGTTCGCATGCGGTATCGCAACACCGGATCGAAGGATTGACTTTCTCTGGTGGGGTATTTTCGAATTTAACACATGATCATTTAGATTTTCATAAAACTTTTGACAGTTACCTGAAGGCTAAAAAGGCATTTTTTGATGTTTTACCTAAATCGGCATTTGCACTAACCAATATCGACGATAAAAACGGTGTGGTGATGTTGCAGAATACCAAAGCGCATAAAAAGACTTATGCACTTAAACAACTGGCCGATTTCAAAGCAAAAATTATCGAAAACCAGTTCAGCGGGCTGCATTTAGATATCGATAACGAAGATGTATACTTCAAATTGGTAGGTTCTTTTAATGCCTATAACCTGCTAGCCGTTTATGGAACTGCCATCTTGTTAGAACAGGATAAATTAAAAGTGTTGACTTTGTTGAGCCGTTTATCAGGCGCTGAAGGAAGATTTGATTATATCACTTCTGCCGATAAAATTATTGGTATTGTGGATTATGCCCATACGCCAGATGCGGTGCAGAATGTGTTGAGTACCATTGCCAATATCCGCAAAGGAACTGAACAGGTAATTACGGTAATCGGATGTGGAGGAGATCGTGATAAAACCAAACGGCCGATTATGGCTCAGGTGGCCTGCGACTGGAGTGATAAAGTAATTCTGACCTCTGATAATCCACGGACAGAAGATGCACAGACCATAATCAACGATATGGAAGCTGGGGTTTCGCCGACAAATAAGCGTAAAACCTTGTCCATTTTAGATAGAAGAGAAGCCATAAAAACAGCCTGCCATTTAGCGCAGCCAGGAGATATTATTCTTGTTGCAGGCAAAGGGCACGAGAAATACCAGGAAATTAATGGTGTAAGGAACCATTTTGATGATAAAGAAATTTTACTTGAACAATTAAAACCAATCAGCTAA
- a CDS encoding UDP-N-acetylmuramoyl-L-alanine--D-glutamate ligase yields the protein MSTNNITSSNTKSAMTGQGRVVILGAGESGVGAAKLAQAKGFDVFVSDYGVITDKYKAALEKLSIPFESEKHTEELILNASEVIKSPGIPPTAPIIKKLVAKGISVVSEIEFAKRYTHAKTICITGSNGKSTTSLLTYHILKNAGLNVGLAGNIGQSFAAQVATEDYEYYVLEISSFMLDDMFEFRADIAVLLNITPDHLDRYDYKLENYAASKMRIVQNQTAEDVFIYCADDEESLKAIALAKPLAKAFPFSITKKVEPGAYLEETTIHILTEPNNQLTMSISDLALQGKHNIYNSMASGIVSKVLELRNESIRESMGNFKNIEHRLEHVAKISGIDFINDSKATNVNSTWYALESMTSDVVLIMGGVDKGNDYNMLKDLVKSKVKAIVCLGKDNKRIHDAFEDDVEVIVNTFSAEEAAQIAFHLAKRGDAVLLSPACASFDLFKNYEDRGNQFKAAVREL from the coding sequence ATGAGCACGAATAATATCACATCAAGCAATACGAAGTCAGCAATGACCGGGCAGGGCCGTGTGGTTATTCTTGGGGCCGGCGAAAGTGGCGTTGGCGCCGCAAAACTGGCTCAGGCTAAAGGTTTCGATGTTTTTGTTTCCGATTATGGTGTAATTACCGATAAATATAAGGCTGCTTTAGAAAAACTTTCCATTCCCTTCGAGTCTGAAAAACATACTGAAGAGTTGATCTTAAATGCTAGCGAAGTCATTAAAAGTCCGGGCATTCCACCTACCGCACCAATCATTAAAAAATTGGTGGCCAAAGGGATTTCAGTGGTTTCAGAGATTGAGTTTGCCAAAAGATATACCCATGCTAAAACCATCTGCATTACGGGTTCCAATGGTAAATCAACGACGAGTTTATTAACCTATCACATCTTAAAAAATGCGGGGTTAAATGTAGGCTTGGCGGGTAATATCGGTCAGAGCTTTGCCGCACAGGTGGCTACAGAAGATTACGAATATTATGTGCTGGAAATTTCAAGCTTTATGCTTGATGATATGTTCGAGTTCAGAGCAGATATCGCTGTTTTACTTAACATTACCCCAGATCATTTAGATCGTTACGATTATAAACTGGAGAATTATGCCGCGTCAAAAATGCGCATTGTTCAAAACCAGACAGCAGAAGATGTTTTCATTTATTGTGCAGATGACGAAGAGAGCTTAAAAGCCATCGCACTGGCTAAACCCCTAGCGAAAGCTTTTCCCTTTTCAATTACTAAAAAAGTTGAACCGGGCGCTTATTTAGAAGAAACTACTATACATATCCTTACAGAACCAAATAACCAACTAACCATGTCTATTTCAGATTTAGCCTTACAGGGCAAGCACAACATTTACAATTCTATGGCCTCAGGCATTGTGTCGAAAGTTTTAGAATTAAGAAATGAGTCCATTCGCGAAAGCATGGGGAATTTCAAAAATATTGAGCACAGGTTAGAGCATGTGGCCAAAATTTCAGGGATCGATTTTATCAACGATAGTAAAGCCACCAATGTAAACTCTACCTGGTATGCTTTAGAGAGTATGACCAGCGATGTAGTGCTCATTATGGGCGGTGTTGATAAGGGGAACGATTATAACATGCTTAAGGATTTGGTTAAAAGTAAGGTAAAGGCCATTGTTTGCTTAGGTAAGGATAATAAACGTATCCACGATGCTTTTGAGGATGATGTAGAAGTAATTGTAAATACTTTTTCGGCTGAGGAAGCGGCACAGATTGCTTTTCATTTAGCTAAACGTGGCGATGCGGTATTGTTATCGCCTGCTTGTGCAAGTTTTGATTTGTTTAAAAATTACGAAGACCGCGGTAATCAGTTTAAAGCGGCAGTTAGAGAATTATAA
- a CDS encoding 16S rRNA (cytosine(1402)-N(4))-methyltransferase, protein MANNYHVSVMLQPCIDGLNIKPDGVYVDVTFGGGGHSKEILKHLGPKGRLIAFDQDPDAQANIPADDRFIFIDQNFGFLKNNLRLKGFKQVDGILADLGVSSHQFDVPQRGFSIRHNADLDMRMDQHRDLTAAEILNTYTEDKLHKIFGIYGEVKNAKSLARAIVTSRLEQPFTDIDSLKSAIAGYIPKGKENKYLAQVFQALRIEVNAEIQVLEDFLQQAADVLKPGGHLVVMSYHSLEDRPVKNFMAKGKFQGEVEKDFFGNQQKPFNVITRKAIIATDEEIAQNNRARSAKLRIAEKI, encoded by the coding sequence ATGGCGAATAATTACCATGTTTCTGTAATGTTGCAGCCCTGTATTGATGGGTTGAATATTAAACCTGACGGCGTTTATGTTGATGTAACCTTTGGTGGTGGCGGTCATTCAAAAGAAATTTTAAAACATCTAGGACCGAAAGGGCGTTTGATTGCTTTTGATCAGGATCCTGATGCGCAGGCAAATATCCCCGCTGATGATCGTTTTATTTTTATCGACCAGAACTTCGGTTTCCTGAAAAATAATCTCCGCTTAAAAGGATTTAAGCAGGTTGATGGTATCCTGGCTGATCTTGGTGTTTCTTCGCATCAGTTCGATGTGCCGCAACGTGGTTTTTCGATCCGTCATAATGCCGATCTGGATATGCGTATGGATCAGCACCGCGATTTAACCGCTGCCGAAATATTGAATACCTATACCGAAGATAAGCTGCATAAAATATTTGGGATTTATGGTGAAGTGAAAAATGCGAAATCTTTAGCGCGTGCTATTGTGACTTCGCGTTTGGAGCAGCCTTTTACTGATATAGATAGTTTGAAATCAGCTATTGCTGGTTATATCCCGAAAGGAAAAGAAAATAAATATTTAGCGCAGGTTTTTCAGGCACTGCGTATAGAGGTGAATGCCGAAATCCAGGTGCTTGAAGATTTTTTACAGCAAGCTGCTGATGTGTTAAAACCTGGTGGTCATTTAGTGGTGATGTCTTATCATTCTTTAGAAGACAGGCCGGTTAAAAACTTTATGGCGAAAGGTAAATTTCAGGGTGAGGTAGAAAAAGATTTCTTCGGAAATCAGCAAAAGCCATTTAATGTAATTACACGCAAAGCGATAATTGCCACTGATGAGGAAATTGCTCAAAACAACAGGGCTCGCAGTGCGAAACTAAGAATTGCAGAAAAGATATGA